Genomic segment of Candidatus Aminicenantes bacterium:
ACCATCACCACAGGCCTTCACTGCCGTATTACCGATTTCGCAATTGGCCGAAGCCGACGCACCGGTTGGCGTACACACAGGTTGGGAAGCGGGATCATGACCATCTTTGCACCCGGGCTGGGCATAATTCCCATACTGACAACCATCATCCGCGGATTCACCGGTGCTGCACGACAAACCCAGAATGGATGCGATCTGACCTGCATTCATACTTTGTGGTTTTTCATATTTCATTTTTCCCATTATAACTCCCCTGGCTTCACGATATTCAGGCTCTTCACTTCCAAAGTGTTACACTTCAAATACATTCCAGATCGTTTTTATGATATTGTTGTCTCTCTTGAATGTCAAGCCCCATGATTCTTTTTTTCTGGCAATTTCCGCTACAAATGAAAACCACCCTTTAATCAATTCGCAATCTTCGCATCTTCTTTGAAAATCGATCTCAAAAACGGCATCCATCATGTATCGGCACGATTCAATTTCCGTCAGGCTGGTGATTTCATTGTGATCAGATTTAAAAATTCGAATTACCCCAAGCAGGGGTATTAATTCATTTGCTTCATCTCTTATCCTCTTGTCAGCATTTGTGAATTGATCATCAGATGCATCGCCGACCAACCAACCGCTGCTCGAAGATCCGGACACCCAGACCTTGTCATCAGCGATCACCGGGTAGCGCTCGGATAAAAGCTGACTGATTGTGCTTTTCCCTGAAGTGGAATGCCCCAGGAAAAGAATCGCTTTTCCTGAAACATTTACCGATGAGGCATGAAAACACACCCTCTCAACACGAATAGCGGTTGGCTCTGGAATCGGATCAACCCGCATCACGCTGGAAGCTTCTCCTTCTCGTCGCGGGAAAAATCCCCCGTCTCTCGGCTTCTTCGCACAAAAAGGCCGGGTTAATCAATTTGCCGGTACGCTCATAATTCAAAGCCACGCATTGGGTCAGGCATCGTGTAGCGTGGATACAGTCACCGCAGATGCCGGGATATTCTCCGTCCAAGTCTTGACGAAGCTTCACCAGGGTCGGATGGAAGGACCATACCTCGCGCAGACTATCCCGCCCCAAGTGACCGAAACACAATTCGGGGATGTTTTTCCCGATCCCGCACAAAGCCATCTCACCATTGCCGAGTATCCCCAGGATATTCTTCACGTGACAACGACCCCCGGCGTTTTTCTCCTGCATGATCTCACTGATGCTAGCCATTGCCGGAGGGATTTCCAGGAACAGGCTGATGGGAGAGCGTTGCCGCAACTCACCTTTGATAAATCGCGTCAACTTGATAATCTCGTCATAGTTCAGGGTTTCTCCATGTTCATCCATCACCTTGCCGCGCCCCGTGGGGGTAACCGGGTTGAACTTGACCGAACCCGCTCCCAGTTCTACCGCCAATCGCACCATATCTTCCACTTCACTGATATTCCCGCGGTGTGGACACATGATGACCTGGGGTCTGAAACCCGCATCGACCAGGTATCGGATCCCCCTTACCGCGTCGTGATATGCTCCACGGACTCCCCGAAAACGGTCATGTTTATCCGGATCCACGCTGTCAAGGCTGACCGACACAAACCACAGTTTCGTATCGTTTTTCAAGTACTTCGCCATGTCCGCATCGATCAGGGTTCCATTGGTTTCCATGGTCAGGCTGATGCCTTCGGCACTTAAATAGTCGACCAAATCAATAAAGCGTGGGTGCAATACCGGTTCGCCGCCGGTCAGCTTGGCCGACATGAGTCCAATGGATTTTCCCTCCTCAACTGCTGATTTCAACAAATCAAGATCCAGGCAATCACCCGCGGAAGGCTTGCCGTTGACCCACGTCGGGGTGATCCAACAGTGGCGGCAAGCCAGGTTGCAACCGCTGGAGAT
This window contains:
- a CDS encoding radical SAM protein, with the protein product MRIDPEGPGNEQSKEPENRSRSAREVVPRLYTFYLYISSGCNLACRHCWITPTWVNGKPSAGDCLDLDLLKSAVEEGKSIGLMSAKLTGGEPVLHPRFIDLVDYLSAEGISLTMETNGTLIDADMAKYLKNDTKLWFVSVSLDSVDPDKHDRFRGVRGAYHDAVRGIRYLVDAGFRPQVIMCPHRGNISEVEDMVRLAVELGAGSVKFNPVTPTGRGKVMDEHGETLNYDEIIKLTRFIKGELRQRSPISLFLEIPPAMASISEIMQEKNAGGRCHVKNILGILGNGEMALCGIGKNIPELCFGHLGRDSLREVWSFHPTLVKLRQDLDGEYPGICGDCIHATRCLTQCVALNYERTGKLINPAFLCEEAERRGIFPATRRRSFQRDAG